ATGCTCAGAAATAAAAGAGATGTAGTTGTGTGTAAAATTTTTAATCTTGTCTTCAATGGAAGAATTGTCGTCTAAAATAGATTTAATTTGTGGGGCAATTAATGAAAATGCCTTATGAAAAACAGTTTCAAAAAGTAGTTGTTTACTTCTAAAATAATAATGTAATAAGGCTTTGTTAATACCGGCCTCATCGGCAATTTCTTGCATACGTGCTCCATCCAAACCTTTGCGTTGAAAAATAACTTCTGCGGCATTTAAAATGTCTGTTTCCGTGTTACTATCTTTTGTTTTTAATTTCATATTTAACTATACGGTTTAACCAAATGGTTAACAAAGATAAATGATTTTTTTTACCTAACAAATTAAATTCTATTTTTGTAGAGAATTGAAAAAACCATTTAATGAAGAAATTAATAAAGTACATCCTATTATTAGCTGTTTTAGCCCTTGTTTACGTTGTGTATACAAATTATCCAAGATTAAATATGATAGCTGGATATTCTGCAAAAAACATGGCGTCATCTGTGTTTTTGGCTGATAGAAGTTTTGAATTTACAGATAGTATTGATAATAGTTTTACACCAATAAATGGTGCCGCTGATGAGATTAATGAAAAAGAGAAATCAGCTACGGCTTCCGTTTACGGATTACTAACCCGAAAAGCAATTTATAGAGATGGGTTAGGAGCTGTGTTGGTTCCAAAAGGAGCAGATGAAAATGAAGCCTACTTAAAACCAAGGAGAAATAGATCAGATTCAGGATTAGCTTTTCCTTTTGGAGATCAAGAGCAGAAAGATTCAATAATGGAGAAAGTTGATTATAGTATGCTACAAACGGCTGTTGATAGAATGTTCAGCAATAATGATTTAAAGCAAACGAGGAGTGTTTTAGTAGTGTACAAAGATCAGATAATTGCAGAGAAATATGCAAATGGGTTTGATAAAAATTCTAAGTTGTCGGGCTGGTCTATGACCAAAAGTATAACGGCTACCTTATTTGGCATTTTACAAAAACAAGGAAAGCTAAACGTTGAAGATAAAGCACCTGTAGAAAGTTGGAAAGATGACGAAAGAGCGGAAATAACAATCAATGATCTATTACACATGAATAGTGGATTGGAATGGGAAGAAAATTATAAAGAAATCTCTGACGTTACAAAAATGCTATTTTTAACTGACAATATGCCTAAAATTCAAGAGGATAAACAGTTAATTGGAAAGCCTAATGAAACTTGGAATTATTCTTCTGGAACTACCAATTTACTTTCTGGAATTTTAAGAAAACAATTTAATTCACATCAAGAGTATTTAGATTTTTGGTATGCTGCCCTAATTGATAAAATAGGTATGCACTCCATGCTTGTAGAGGCTGATATGGACGGAAATTACGTTGGTTCTTCTTACGGATGGGCAAATACACGCGATTGGGCTAAATTCGGACTGCTTTACTTGCATAAAGGCAATTGGAATGGTGAACAAGTATTTGATCCTTCATGGGTAGATTACGTAAAAACACCTACCAATGGATCAGATGGTGAATATGGTGGTCATTTTTGGTTAAATGCTGGAGGTAAATATCCTGATGTTTCAAAAGAGGTGTATTCTGCTAATGGTTTTCAAAAACAACGTGTTTTTATAATTCCTTCTAAGGACTTAGTAATTGTTCGAATGGGATTGACAAATGGAGAAGATATTGTTGATTTTAATGCTTTTTTAAGAGATATCATTAAAAGTATTCAGTAGAAAAAAAGTAGGCTAAATAAAAAACAGTCAACAAGTAATGTTGACTGTTTTTTAGTTTTTTACTCCGATTTTTTAAACATCAAAACCTAAACTAACGTCAAGTTTTTGAGCTATAATCCTGGTAATTCTAGTTTTTAATTCGGGTATTTTAATTTTTTGTAAGGCATCATTCGCGAAAGCGTATAGTAATAAAGCATTCGCTTCTTTTTTAGGAATACCACGAGAACGCAAGTAAAATAAAGAATCTTCATCCAAT
The nucleotide sequence above comes from Aureibaculum algae. Encoded proteins:
- a CDS encoding serine hydrolase domain-containing protein, with amino-acid sequence MKKLIKYILLLAVLALVYVVYTNYPRLNMIAGYSAKNMASSVFLADRSFEFTDSIDNSFTPINGAADEINEKEKSATASVYGLLTRKAIYRDGLGAVLVPKGADENEAYLKPRRNRSDSGLAFPFGDQEQKDSIMEKVDYSMLQTAVDRMFSNNDLKQTRSVLVVYKDQIIAEKYANGFDKNSKLSGWSMTKSITATLFGILQKQGKLNVEDKAPVESWKDDERAEITINDLLHMNSGLEWEENYKEISDVTKMLFLTDNMPKIQEDKQLIGKPNETWNYSSGTTNLLSGILRKQFNSHQEYLDFWYAALIDKIGMHSMLVEADMDGNYVGSSYGWANTRDWAKFGLLYLHKGNWNGEQVFDPSWVDYVKTPTNGSDGEYGGHFWLNAGGKYPDVSKEVYSANGFQKQRVFIIPSKDLVIVRMGLTNGEDIVDFNAFLRDIIKSIQ